In Halococcus saccharolyticus DSM 5350, one genomic interval encodes:
- a CDS encoding FecR/PupR family sigma factor regulator: MSGDDELEGSDEQDFREHFAPVARSVRRTVTSRTIQVYAISFVGVVILSASIGPAVVGAYATVQEDYGLCSDPYLEVSSAEETAELTADNDVPEFARLDYDELSSAEQRAFRAALASANGVKPIEGDVEHRSAFRDGAIVTHQGEEHYAVIGSRNDCVTDSFSLPLSIVGLVVGSGMVIAPGLWRLRGNGNGEAVDE, translated from the coding sequence ATGAGCGGCGACGACGAGCTGGAGGGCAGCGACGAGCAGGACTTCCGCGAGCACTTCGCGCCGGTCGCACGAAGCGTTCGACGAACGGTCACGAGCCGGACGATCCAGGTCTACGCGATCTCGTTCGTGGGCGTGGTGATCCTCTCCGCGAGTATCGGCCCCGCTGTCGTCGGCGCGTACGCCACCGTCCAGGAGGACTACGGGCTGTGTAGCGATCCCTATCTCGAAGTCTCCTCGGCGGAAGAGACTGCCGAACTCACCGCTGACAACGACGTTCCCGAGTTCGCCCGCCTCGACTACGACGAGCTATCGTCGGCCGAACAGCGTGCGTTCCGGGCGGCGCTCGCCTCTGCGAACGGCGTGAAACCGATCGAGGGGGATGTCGAGCACCGCTCGGCGTTCCGCGACGGCGCGATCGTCACCCATCAGGGAGAAGAACACTACGCGGTGATCGGGTCGCGCAACGACTGTGTCACGGACTCGTTTAGCCTCCCGCTGTCCATCGTGGGGCTGGTCGTGGGATCGGGAATGGTGATCGCGCCGGGACTGTGGCGGCTTCGCGGAAACGGGAACGGGGAGGCCGTCGATGAGTGA